A DNA window from Altererythrobacter sp. B11 contains the following coding sequences:
- a CDS encoding DUF445 domain-containing protein — translation MRITATALLVAMAGLFLLGHHYQAVHPGWGYLRAFAEAAMVGGLADWFAVTALFRHPLGLPIPHTAIIPENKDRIADTMAGFLRSNFLTPAVVARRMRDRNFARGIGNFLLQPSGSGEGRVRAGAGELLAGLLESLDPERLGMQVRAGLAQQLEKFDIAPLLGNMISTAMADNKHRPLIDAIVRWVGLALEDNEEMVRSMIHARANALLRWTGLDERLANSVVDGLYRLLAEVLVDPDHPLRGKVEEGLRQLAEDLKHDPATQAKVAAMKKELLDNPAVADWWMSVWERLRHGLIERLRDPQGELPGQLGGAMAELGRALHDDASLQWQVNRFARRTAVGVATRYGDQIVKLVSETVRRWDARTVTERIEGAVGRDLQFIRINGTLVGGLVGVAIHAATQLL, via the coding sequence ATGCGCATCACCGCCACCGCGCTGCTGGTGGCCATGGCGGGCCTGTTCCTGCTCGGCCATCATTATCAGGCGGTGCATCCCGGCTGGGGCTATCTGCGCGCCTTCGCCGAAGCGGCGATGGTGGGTGGGCTGGCGGACTGGTTCGCGGTGACGGCGCTGTTCCGCCACCCACTGGGCCTGCCGATCCCCCACACCGCGATCATCCCCGAAAACAAGGATCGCATCGCCGATACGATGGCGGGCTTCCTGCGCAGCAATTTCCTGACGCCGGCCGTGGTCGCCCGGCGCATGCGCGATCGCAATTTCGCCCGCGGCATCGGCAATTTCCTGCTCCAGCCGAGCGGCAGCGGCGAAGGGCGCGTGCGCGCGGGGGCGGGCGAATTGCTGGCCGGGTTGCTGGAATCGCTCGATCCCGAACGGCTGGGCATGCAGGTGCGCGCCGGGCTGGCCCAGCAGCTGGAGAAGTTCGATATCGCGCCGCTGCTGGGCAATATGATCTCCACCGCCATGGCCGACAACAAGCACCGCCCGCTGATCGATGCCATCGTGCGCTGGGTGGGGCTGGCGCTGGAAGACAATGAGGAGATGGTGCGCAGCATGATCCATGCGCGCGCCAATGCCCTGCTGCGCTGGACGGGGCTGGACGAGCGGCTGGCCAATTCCGTGGTGGACGGGCTCTATCGCCTGCTGGCCGAAGTGCTGGTGGACCCCGATCATCCGCTGCGCGGCAAGGTGGAGGAAGGGCTGCGCCAGCTGGCGGAGGATCTGAAGCATGATCCCGCCACCCAGGCGAAGGTGGCGGCGATGAAGAAGGAGCTGCTGGACAATCCCGCCGTGGCCGATTGGTGGATGAGCGTGTGGGAACGGCTGCGCCACGGCCTGATCGAGCGGCTGCGCGATCCGCAGGGCGAGCTGCCGGGCCAGCTCGGCGGCGCCATGGCGGAGCTTGGCCGGGCGCTGCATGACGATGCGTCGCTGCAATGGCAGGTCAATCGCTTTGCCCGGCGCACGGCGGTGGGCGTGGCGACGCGCTATGGCGATCAGATCGTGAAGCTGGTGTCCGAAACGGTGCGCCGCTGGGATGCCCGCACGGTGACGGAGCGGATCGAAGGCGCAGTGGGTCGCGATCTGCAATTCATCCGGATCAACGGCACGCTGGTGGGCGGGCTGGTCGGCGTGGCGATCCACGCGGCGACGCAGCTGCTATGA